DNA from Sulfurimonas gotlandica GD1:
TGTAGCAATAAACTTTCCATTTATGCTTGATAAAGATAAGCTGCCGTATGTTGGGAGCTTGGATATGCAGGGTAACCCTGTTTACATTCAGGAAGTAAATGACGTAAGTGACTATTTAAAGATAAAACGTTATTACGATGAGAAAAACTACGAGAAATGTTTAGAACTTATTGACGAGGTAATGCTAGAGTACCCATCATCACTCTTTAACGCAGAATTACTCTACTATAAAATAAGAGTGAACTCTAAACTTGAAGAAAAAAACGATGAAGTAATTGAACTATCAAAAGTATACCTCAGAGAGTATTCAGCAGATGACAATGTGGCCGAAGTTTTATCACTGATAGCTAGAGCATACTCTCTTTCAGGGATCAGCGGGCAGGCAGATTACTTTTTTGACAGATTATTTAGTGAACATGAAGATTCCCCATACGCTAAGTGGGGTTATATATACAAGGGTGAGATGCTAGAAGAATCAGGTCTCGCATCTAAGGCATTGGACTACTATTTAAAAGCTCTTAATGAAACTGCCGACATAGATATTGCAGCTACTGCAGCATATAGATTGGCATTTTACAAGATAAATACAGCAAATAAAGCAGAAGCTAGTATGTATGCTATGAAGATAATTAAGGCAAAACCAAGCTTTTTTGCTTCTAAATATAAAAAATCATTAGAGCTGATAGAAACTTTTGTAGATGAGGGTGAATATGAAACTGCTGCAGCTATTGCTCAAGCAATTGTAAATGAAACTGATGAAGAATATGAAGAGTATGAATCATTAGTTAAAAATATAGGTATATGGCTTGCAAAAACACCAAAAAAACAAGAAGCTTTAGCATCTTTAAATGAGTATTTGAAAAAATTTCCTGATGGACTTTATGATGCAGAGGTACAAGTTGCAAAAGACTCACTCTTCTTTTATGTGAGTGATTCAAATGTATCTACAAAAATAGTTGACTATAATAAGCTTATAGATACTTATGCCGAAGATAGTATAGGTAAAAGAGCAATATATGAAAAAGCAAAACTTATGTGTGATAATGGCATGTACAATGATGTTTTAGAATTTAAGGATTCACTTCTTGCTCTTGATGCCACCACCTACCCTGATACGCAAACTATAGTTAATGATGCTGCATTAGGGGCAATGGAACTTGCGCTAAAAAATAAAGAGTGTAATAGTGTTTTAAAAATATCTAGTGAGTACTCTATTAAACTATCTGACAAGTGGGATGATGGTGTTTATGCATGTGCGATGAAAGGTGCAGACTTTTCACTTGCAAAAGAAACAGCAAGTAAAAACCTTAAGTCAGATAATATAGATATGAGAAAAAAATGGCTATATCGTTATATAAAAGTTGATTTTGCGACTGGAAATTATAGTGATGTTGTTAAAGCTTCTGAGGAGCTTATTTCTCTGATAGCTGATGATAAGGGTTTTGAGTATAAAGATGTTTATCGAGTTCTTTTTGATACTTATAGCAGATTGGAAAATGCAGATAAGATGATTGAAGCTATTGCAAACGTTCAAAAGGTATATGAAAACAGCTATAAAGACATAGAGAGATATGTTGCTGTTATGGCTATTGGAAGTGATAGAAATGATGATAATCTTGTACTTCAATATGGACAGGAAATTATGAATATACAAAAATCTTCATCTTCTAATGCACAAAGTCCATTTGTAGAGTTCTCTGTGTACCAGGCATACATCAATAAAGAGGATTTTAATAAAGCACTGGAAGTTATAAAATCACTAGATAGTGTTGAACTTTCTAAAGCTAACAGATCTAGACAGAAATATCTTTTAGGATCAATTTATGAGAAACTTTGGAGAGGTGAAGAGTCTCAAGCTGCGTATAACGAGTCGATAGAAGCAGATCCAAGCTCGGCATGGGCAAAATTAGCAGAGGGTGCAAAAGAAGACTAGTCTAAAGTTTTAAAAAATTCATTGAATTTAGAGACTAGCTTCTTGTCATCGGTAATATATAAAACTTCATAGTTATTGTTAAAGCTTTTTTTAGTCCAATTTGGACTTCCAAAAACTACAATTCTTTTATCAAAAATTGCTATTTTGGTGTGGAGTTTTTTGTCTACTTTTTTGCTCTTAATATCTTTAAAATCTACATCTTTTTTATCATAAAAAACATTTACATTAACTCCTCTTTTTTGTGCTTCATTTAAAAGTTTAGCAAATTTTTTATGTCCAAAATTGTACATTGCAATATCTATATTTTCTTTGGAATTTGTAATTAATTTTTCAATATCTTTTGTAGCTTCTAGTGAATCTTGAGGAAAAAAATAGAGAGTGTTTTGGGCATATATATTAATGCTTAGCAGTAGGATAAAAAATAGTTTCATGTGAGTATTCTTTCTAGATCTTCTAATTTGGCAGAGCTTATATTTTCAAACTGTGTACGGTTGAAAGTTTGCTGTCTCTTTGCTAGTTGTGCTGTATGAGTTGAGATGAGCTCACACATCTGTTCCTGTGTAGTCTTTCCATCTAGATACTCTAAAACTTCAACTATCCCTATAGAACCCATTGAATGAGGAAGTCTTGTATATTTTTGTTCTAAGTAGCATATTTCATCGATTAAACCCATATTTAGCATCTTGTGAGTTCTTTTTGAGATTCTGTCTCTAAGTACATCTCTATCAACATCGATATTATATATATCAAGATTTTCAATGATTGGTTTTGGAGGATTTTGTTTGAACCATTTAGTTGGAGTAAGTGATGAAGCTCTGTAAATTAGCAGCGCTTTTTCTATCCTGTAAGCATCGTTTTGGCTTATATTTTGCATATACTCAGGGTCTGCATCAGACAATAACTTATAGCACTCTTGAAGGTTTTGTAGCTCTTTTTTTACTTTTAAAGTTACATTGGCATCTATATTTGGTATAGATGATAGTCCACTTAGAAGTGACTTTAGATAAAAAGAAGTTCCGCCTACAATGATTAGATTTTTACCATCTTTTTCACACAGTTTTTTTATATCTCTGTATAAATCAATAAAAATATCTACACTAAAATAATCATCTGGATTTAGTACATCAATGCCAAAATGTTTGACTTGATTTAGCTCTTCTTTTGAAGGTTTTGCAGAGACGATATCAATCTCTTTATAGATGCTTAGAGAGTCTATTGAAAGTATATATGCATCTGTTTTTAGAGCAGTTTTTATAGCTAAATCACTCTTCCCAGATGCTGTCGGTCCTATTATAGCAAGTTGCTTTATAGCTTTATTCATAGCAAAATTATATCATTTTAAATCAACTTTAGATAAAATAAGACCAATTATAAAATAAGGTGTAAAGTTGCAAAGATATATCAGTAAAATAAAAGACTTTAACGAGCTTGTAATGTTCGAACACTCTATCTTTTCACTTCCTTTTATATTCATAGCTATGATTGTTGCAGCAGATGGATGGTTTGGCTTTTGGTTATTGATAATGGGTGCTCTAGCGGCTGTGAGTGCAAGAAATTTTGCAATGGGTCTTAACCGATATGCGGACAGAGATATAGATGCAGCGAACCCAAGAACCGAGTCTCGTCCAAATGTAGATGGTAGATTAGACGCTACAAGTATTATGATTTTTGTGCTTGTAAATGCTTTTGTATTTATAGCTATAGCATACATGATAAATGATTTAGCGCTCTATCTTAGTGTTCCTATTCTTTTTGTTCTTGGATCTTACTCATACTTTAAAAGATTTTCACATCTTGCACATATTGTGCTAGGTGTATCTCTTGGTCTCGCTCCTATTGCCGGAGTTGTTGCAGTTCAGGCGAGCATTCCTGCTTGGTCTGTAATATTAAGTCTTGGAGTAATCTTTTGGGTTGCCGGATTTGATTTGTTATATTCCCTGCAAGATATAGATTTTGACAAAGAGAATAACCTTTACTCTATTCCCTCTCGTTATGGGGCAGATGCTACACTTTTTATATCATCTTTGTTTCATATGTTAAGTGTTATCTTTTGGGCGCTGTTTGTCTGGATAGCAGGACTTGGTATATTCGCTTATGCAGCTGTAATACTAAGTGCTGTGATGCTTGGATATGAACATAAAATAGTTAGAAAAGATTTTACTCAGATTGACCGTGCTTTTTTCACAGTAAATGGTTATCTTGGAGTGGCATTCTTCGTATTTATAATTTTAGATAAGGTGCTCGCGTGAGTACTCGCTTAGTCTCAGCACATATCAGTTTAGTCTACAGCGAAACCGATATTGATAAAGAGGCATATTTGAAAGAGTATTCTCAGTTGAGTGAGAGCGATGATGATCCAATCAGCCAATGGCTTAAACTTGCAAAGGGCAGAGGAGAGACTTCAGATACGGACCCTGTCTTACTAAACTTGGTTGTTGAGCTTCACAGAAAAATAGATGCATTAGAGATGTTTTTAAAAAACGAAGTTCCAAAAAGATTGTCACTTACAAATAAAGCAGAGATAGAGTCTATTGGTTTTGAGCATTTTAAGCTTAGTGAAGATGTTTTGCAAGAAGGCAAGGAATATTACGCGAGAGTAGAGATGCCCGTTCATCCAAAAAGAGATGTTCCAATATTTTTTATGGCGGTTGATAAGTCCTTAGCAAAGATTATAAAAATACATGAACGTGATGAGAAAGAGTGGGGTGTTTATTTGACGGCAAGAGAGAGAGTCCTTATTCGTGAGGCAAAAGCTAAATGATAGACATTAAACTAATAAATATAGAGTACATTGTAGTTGCAATGGCGGCTATGATTTTGTATCTGCTTTATTATGTTTTTACAAAAGACTCAGAGTTTAACAAAAATATTCGTTCCGTAGCATCTGTAGTTGAAGATTTAAATAGAGAGATTTTTTACTTAAAAAAAGAACTAACAGAGACTAAGAAAAGTATCAAAAGTAACAGCAGTCGTATGAGTGATGAAGAGATATATGAAGAGGTAGAGAGAACTACATACGATATGGTTAAGCCTTTATCTCTAGGGGTTAAGAGACTTGAAGAGACTCTAATAACAATAGATGAGCAGATGAATTCAAGAATTGCATCTCTAGAGAGTGGTGTTAAGCAGATATCTATTCCAACATCAGTTCATGGCAATGATGATGAAAAAATTATCTCACTCTTTAAACAAGGAGTTTCGCTGGAGACTATCTCAAAAGAGTTGCATATCTCAAAAGCAGAAGTTGAGTTTGTTCTAAAAATAAATAAAATCAAATAGGATCTTTTGTAATGGCAGATAGAAAACTCTTTACATTAGTAGCTATATTGATTTTAGTAAGTACAGTTCTTACTTATTCACTATCTGCATATACAACTCTGCTTTTTGGAGTAAGTGAGTTTCATTTTGCAATCAGACAAGCTGCATTTGGTTTTATTGGAATAATAATTATGTGGTCTTTAGCACAACTAGACCCTGATGAATGGCTAAATACAATTGGTTTTACACTCTTTATAGGTTCAACTATCCTGATGATCGCAATGCCTTTTTTACCGGAATTTTTAGTATCAGCGGTTGGTGGAGCAAAAAGATGGATAAAAGTATTTGGTTTTTCATTAGCTCCTGTTGAGTTTTTTAAAGTTGGTTTTGTATATTTTCTAGCTTGGAGTTTTTCTAGAAAATTAGGTCATCACGCCGGTATGGGGATTGGTGCAGAGTTTAAACGTTTTATCCCATATGCGCTCGTTTTCGTCGGAGCTATGTTTATGATAGCTTTTATTCAAAATGATTTAGGGCAGGTTGTTGTTCTTGGGATGACACTTCTTTTTATGCTTATGTTTGCAGGTAGCAGTTTTAGATTTTTCCTCTCACTATTATCAATTACGTTGCTATTCTTTATATTTTTTATAATGACAGCAGAACATAGAATTATACGTATAAAATCTTGGTGGGCACTGGCACAAAATAGTGTATTAGAGCTTTTTCCTGCAGCTATAGCAGAGAAATTAAGAGTTCCAACAGAGATTGAACCTTATCAGATAGGTCACTCACTAAATGCTATCAATAATGGTGGAATGTTTGGTACAGGACTAGCAAGTGGAACTTTTAAACTAGGGTTCTTAAGTGAAGTTCACACGGATTTTGTTTTAGCAGGATTAGCTGAAGAGTTTGGTTTTGTAGGTGTATTGCTTGTTGTTGGACTATTTATGTGGATACTCCAAAGAATTTTTAAAATTGCAAATCGCTCAGATGATACAAGTATGTACCTCTTTTCTTTAGGCGTAGGATTACTTCTGGCATTTGCCTTTTTGATTAACGCTTATGGGATAAGTGGGATTACACCTATTAAAGGTATTTCAGTTCCATTTCTTAGTTATGGAGGGTCTGCGATTATAGCAGCATCTATCGCTATTGGAATGGTGCTAATGGCTTCAAAAAAAGCGAAGATGGAGCAAGTATAGGATGGTGTTGAGTTGAAATTATGCATAACTGGCGGTGGAACTGGCGGGCATCTGATGATAGCACAGGCATTAGTAGAAGCCGCAGTAAAAGAAGGGCATGAAGCTATTTTCATTGGTTCAATAAGTGGTCAGGATAGAAAATATTTTGAAGATAGAAGTTCCTTTTCTCATGTTTATTTTTTAGAGACTACCGGTGTTGTGAACCAAAAAAGATTTGGCAAGTTAAAAGCTCTTTGGAGAGTTTTTCGAGCTTTTTTAAAATCAAGAGAAATTTTAAAAAAGCATAAAATTCAAGCTACATACAGTGTAGGTGGATTCTCAGCAGCTCCTGCATCTTTTGCATCTCTAAGTAAAAGAATTCCACTCTTTATACATGAGCAAAATGCTGTTACAGGAAGACTGAATTCTATACTTAAACCTTATGCTAAAAGATTTATCTGTGCCTATGACAAAAATTCTTATATAAAAGGCTATCCAGTAAAAGAAGTTTTTTATAAAAATGCCAGAATTCGTGAAAGTATTAAAACATTGATTTTTCTTGGTGGATCTCACGGTGCAAAAGCTATAAATGATTTGGCTTTAAGTGTAGCTGGAAAATTAAAAGAGAGAGATA
Protein-coding regions in this window:
- the mqnP gene encoding menaquinone biosynthesis prenyltransferase MqnP, which translates into the protein MQRYISKIKDFNELVMFEHSIFSLPFIFIAMIVAADGWFGFWLLIMGALAAVSARNFAMGLNRYADRDIDAANPRTESRPNVDGRLDATSIMIFVLVNAFVFIAIAYMINDLALYLSVPILFVLGSYSYFKRFSHLAHIVLGVSLGLAPIAGVVAVQASIPAWSVILSLGVIFWVAGFDLLYSLQDIDFDKENNLYSIPSRYGADATLFISSLFHMLSVIFWALFVWIAGLGIFAYAAVILSAVMLGYEHKIVRKDFTQIDRAFFTVNGYLGVAFFVFIILDKVLA
- a CDS encoding phospholipase D-like domain-containing protein; amino-acid sequence: MKLFFILLLSINIYAQNTLYFFPQDSLEATKDIEKLITNSKENIDIAMYNFGHKKFAKLLNEAQKRGVNVNVFYDKKDVDFKDIKSKKVDKKLHTKIAIFDKRIVVFGSPNWTKKSFNNNYEVLYITDDKKLVSKFNEFFKTLD
- a CDS encoding DUF6115 domain-containing protein translates to MIDIKLINIEYIVVAMAAMILYLLYYVFTKDSEFNKNIRSVASVVEDLNREIFYLKKELTETKKSIKSNSSRMSDEEIYEEVERTTYDMVKPLSLGVKRLEETLITIDEQMNSRIASLESGVKQISIPTSVHGNDDEKIISLFKQGVSLETISKELHISKAEVEFVLKINKIK
- the miaA gene encoding tRNA (adenosine(37)-N6)-dimethylallyltransferase MiaA: MNKAIKQLAIIGPTASGKSDLAIKTALKTDAYILSIDSLSIYKEIDIVSAKPSKEELNQVKHFGIDVLNPDDYFSVDIFIDLYRDIKKLCEKDGKNLIIVGGTSFYLKSLLSGLSSIPNIDANVTLKVKKELQNLQECYKLLSDADPEYMQNISQNDAYRIEKALLIYRASSLTPTKWFKQNPPKPIIENLDIYNIDVDRDVLRDRISKRTHKMLNMGLIDEICYLEQKYTRLPHSMGSIGIVEVLEYLDGKTTQEQMCELISTHTAQLAKRQQTFNRTQFENISSAKLEDLERILT
- a CDS encoding tetratricopeptide repeat protein; its protein translation is MFKWMLSFLLLTSVSTTSLLALDISLQGAKENFENYSTLHIKDKDKFLCQEMSNDFDVITQIICAFSKSPSKKLKTLQNDFFKIETQIKNKTFFIIITPYKNMKLYPVVFNLSADDSVYEANAKLALHWMIVGYNKELPYIKKHEVSDVAINFPFMLDKDKLPYVGSLDMQGNPVYIQEVNDVSDYLKIKRYYDEKNYEKCLELIDEVMLEYPSSLFNAELLYYKIRVNSKLEEKNDEVIELSKVYLREYSADDNVAEVLSLIARAYSLSGISGQADYFFDRLFSEHEDSPYAKWGYIYKGEMLEESGLASKALDYYLKALNETADIDIAATAAYRLAFYKINTANKAEASMYAMKIIKAKPSFFASKYKKSLELIETFVDEGEYETAAAIAQAIVNETDEEYEEYESLVKNIGIWLAKTPKKQEALASLNEYLKKFPDGLYDAEVQVAKDSLFFYVSDSNVSTKIVDYNKLIDTYAEDSIGKRAIYEKAKLMCDNGMYNDVLEFKDSLLALDATTYPDTQTIVNDAALGAMELALKNKECNSVLKISSEYSIKLSDKWDDGVYACAMKGADFSLAKETASKNLKSDNIDMRKKWLYRYIKVDFATGNYSDVVKASEELISLIADDKGFEYKDVYRVLFDTYSRLENADKMIEAIANVQKVYENSYKDIERYVAVMAIGSDRNDDNLVLQYGQEIMNIQKSSSSNAQSPFVEFSVYQAYINKEDFNKALEVIKSLDSVELSKANRSRQKYLLGSIYEKLWRGEESQAAYNESIEADPSSAWAKLAEGAKED
- a CDS encoding FtsW/RodA/SpoVE family cell cycle protein — protein: MADRKLFTLVAILILVSTVLTYSLSAYTTLLFGVSEFHFAIRQAAFGFIGIIIMWSLAQLDPDEWLNTIGFTLFIGSTILMIAMPFLPEFLVSAVGGAKRWIKVFGFSLAPVEFFKVGFVYFLAWSFSRKLGHHAGMGIGAEFKRFIPYALVFVGAMFMIAFIQNDLGQVVVLGMTLLFMLMFAGSSFRFFLSLLSITLLFFIFFIMTAEHRIIRIKSWWALAQNSVLELFPAAIAEKLRVPTEIEPYQIGHSLNAINNGGMFGTGLASGTFKLGFLSEVHTDFVLAGLAEEFGFVGVLLVVGLFMWILQRIFKIANRSDDTSMYLFSLGVGLLLAFAFLINAYGISGITPIKGISVPFLSYGGSAIIAASIAIGMVLMASKKAKMEQV
- the murG gene encoding undecaprenyldiphospho-muramoylpentapeptide beta-N-acetylglucosaminyltransferase gives rise to the protein MKLCITGGGTGGHLMIAQALVEAAVKEGHEAIFIGSISGQDRKYFEDRSSFSHVYFLETTGVVNQKRFGKLKALWRVFRAFLKSREILKKHKIQATYSVGGFSAAPASFASLSKRIPLFIHEQNAVTGRLNSILKPYAKRFICAYDKNSYIKGYPVKEVFYKNARIRESIKTLIFLGGSHGAKAINDLALSVAGKLKERDIKIVHQAGESDYERVKQEYEVLGVEVELYGFTKDLESLIQRADLAVSRSGASTLWEATSNALPAFYIPYPHAAGDHQYHNARFIVENELGWCERESEDLRSKLLHILDESIIEKSKKLMEYSNSDVAQKMIKDVQESIK